A stretch of the Gymnogyps californianus isolate 813 unplaced genomic scaffold, ASM1813914v2 HiC_scaffold_279, whole genome shotgun sequence genome encodes the following:
- the LOC127028231 gene encoding feather keratin 1-like — translation MEAKKKVFFQVLLLRIQAPDIPRNAWSREDLLRVEEDQEQYKSGPFSSLSHPLLSPPPPWNKVHLRPRDMSCYNQCLPCQPCGPTPLANSCNEPCVRQCQDSTVVIQPSPVVVTLPGPILSSFPQSTAVGSSTSAAVGSILSSEGVPISSGGFGLSGLGSRLCGRRCLPC, via the exons ATGGAGGCGAAGAAGAAGGTCTTCTTCCAG GTTTTGCTGTTGAGAATTCAGGCTCCTGACATTCCTCGGAACGCCTGGAGCCGGGAAGACTTACTCAGAGTAGAGGAGGATCAG GAGCAGTATAAAAGCGggcccttctcctccctctctcatcCACTCCTCTCGCCTCCACCTCCTTGGAACAAG gtgcacCTGCGGCCCCGAGACATGTCCTGCTACAACCAGTGCCTGCcatgccagccctgcggcccgaccccgctggccaacagctgcaatgagccctgtgtcaggcagtgccaggactcCACCGTCGTCATCCAGCCCTCCCCCGTGGTGGtcaccctgcccggccccatcctcagctccttcccacagagCACCGCCGTGGGAtcctccacctccgctgccgttggcagcatcctcagctctgagggagtgCCCATCTCCTCCGGGGGCTTTGGCCTCTCCGGCTTGGGCAGCCGCCTCTGCGGCAGGAGGTGTCTCCCCTGCTAA
- the LOC127028232 gene encoding feather beta keratin-like, whose protein sequence is MEVKKKVFFQEQYKSVPFSSLSYPLLSPPSPWNKVHLRPRDMSCYSQCLPCQPCGPTPLANSCNEPCVRQCQDSTVVIQPSPVVVTLPGPILSSFPQSTAVGSSTSAAVGSILSSEGVPISSGGFGLSGLGGRLCGRRCLPC, encoded by the exons ATGGAGGTGAAGAAGAAGGTCTTCTTCCAG GAGCAGTATAAAAGCgtgcccttctcctccctctcttaTCCACTCCTCTCGCCTCCATCTCCTTGGAACAAG gtgcacCTGCGGCCCCGAGACATGTCCTGCTACAGCCAGTGCCTGCcatgccagccctgcggcccgaccccgctggccaacagctgcaatgagccctgtgtcaggcagtgccaggactcCACCGTCGTCATCCAGCCCTCCcccgtggtggtgaccctgcccggccccatcctcagctccttcccgcagAGCACCGCCGTGGGAtcctccacctccgctgccgttggcagcatcctcagctctgagggagtgCCCATCTCCTCCGGGGGCTTTGGCCTCTCCGGCTTGGGCGGCCGCCTCTGCGGCAGGAGGTGTCTCCCCTGCTaa
- the LOC127028233 gene encoding feather beta keratin-like, whose product MAVALSMTFLPALPQLEGNAGQSVCIGKVSRPLCVMLEQYKSVPFSSLSHPLLSPPSPWNKVHLRPRDMSCYSQCLPCQPCGPTPLANSCNEPCVRQCQDSTVVIQPSPVVVTLPGPILSSFPQSTAVGSSTSAAVGSILSSEGVPISSGGFGLSGLGGRLCGRRCLPC is encoded by the exons ATGGCCGTTGCTCTCAGCATGACCTTCTTGCCGGCACTCCCACAGCTCGAGGGGAATGCAGGACAGTCAGTGTGTATTGGAAAAGTGTCCAGGCCTTTGTGTGTCATGCTG GAGCAGTATAAAAGCgtgcccttctcctccctctctcatcCACTCCTCTCGCCTCCATCTCCTTGGAACAAG gtgcacCTGCGGCCCCGAGACATGTCCTGCTACAGCCAGTGCCTGCcatgccagccctgcggcccgaccccgctggccaacagctgcaatgagccctgtgtcaggcagtgccaggactcCACCGTCGTCATCCAGCCCTCCcccgtggtggtgaccctgcccggccccatcctcagctccttcccgcagAGCACCGCCGTGGGAtcctccacctccgctgccgttggcagcatcctcagctctgagggagtgCCCATCTCCTCCGGGGGCTTTGGCCTCTCCGGCTTGGGCGGCCGCCTCTGCGGCAGGAGGTGTCTCCCCTGCTaa